In Bombus vancouverensis nearcticus chromosome 12, iyBomVanc1_principal, whole genome shotgun sequence, the genomic stretch TTCTTGTGTGCTAAACGATGAAACTTCCAATTCTCTAAGCGACACAATCACCATACGAAACAATTCCCAATCTCCAAAAGCCATTTTAAGAACCTACaaataaagaattattattGACTGCATAATACCTGTCAGTTAAAATCATGGAAGTAAAGCTTACCTTTTTCAACTCCTGTAAATCACAATGCAATAAAACTCTACCATTAATGTTATTCTCTTTAATAACTTGTTTGTACTGTGGTGCTTGATTAGGACTTATACTGTCGATCCTATCAATAAGGTCGCAAATTCCATTTACTGTTAAAGATGATAGTCTTATCTCCAAAATCTCGgactaagaaaaagaaaattatataacaataatgtaataataatagtcATAGtatcattataatatcatgttatatgtatatataccggTAATGTTGTAGTTGCAGAGAGTGGTTTAACCGCTGGTTCCATGGGAAGTACTTGCCACGATGGAGTAGTCTGCCAATCGAATGTTGGCTGCATACACGGTTGTACCCATGATGTTGATGGTACCGGTACATGTCCTTGTAGACTTGGTGTTTTAACAAGTTTCATTGTTCGATTTGATAAACCACTTTTATTTACACTCCATGATTCATGTGTATTACTAGGTAAAGTCCAAGGACTATACTGTTTATATGGACCAAGTAGTCCTGATTCTTCTTCCATACTCTGTTGctcctcttttatttttttcttaatataaGGATCGAGATTTATTGTGAATGGTAAGAATATTTTCATATCGCTAACAAGTAAACTCGAACGATGAAACGTCAGGAAAATATCTAGTTTCCGTTCATCTCTATCCATTTCTAACAGAGGTTGAACTTCTTTAAGTACTGGGATTTGGGGTCGTATCCTAATGATTTGAAAAGAAGCATTAAATACAAACCGGCTATTAAAATGTTACAAAGCATTTATTTGGAAAAGACATACTTATCATAAAGACTTTTCAACGACATGGAATCATCTAAACTATCTTCATACATATCGTAATGAAGAATCAACCAAGACGTCCTAAATGGCCATTGTTCAGTAATATTGATCCAACTAGCTAAATGATACCAGTTGAAATCAATTTGGAATGCTTTTAATAATCTTCCTAAAAAGAGGCATATAATATATTAGAAACAAGCAGGACACATAGAAATGAGTCCCTCAGAGATTAGTTGTTTTTATTACCAGTGACATAAACAACATTCATTAATCTTCTCATACTACGAGGATTCACATCACTAAAGTAATCGTCAGTGAGAAGCATTTTATTGAGATCTTGTGCACCGCCCAATCGATTTAAATTGCTACCGATGCTACTTGCGATTGACTCGCTTAATCGTAATTTTCTACTGCCTTTTCTGCTTTGCGGTTTCAACTTTTCATTGCTGTTCATTATAGCAGACTCCGTGCTAAGTCTTCTGTTAGAAACAGAGTGATGCATTGTACTAGTCGCGGTGTAATTTACACTTTCCTCGGCTTCGGTCCACGTAGTTTTTCTACTATGTTGGGCAGTTTGTTGAGCTACTTTTACCTTTCGCAAACCACTGTTTTGCAAATAAAATGGAAGATGCACCATATTACGTAAGTAATCGTGTCCTCCGATATTAGACTCTGTGAATAATCTTCTACTATTGACTTCCACTGCCTGAATgtaagaaacaaaattttatatcatGTAAAAAACTATACATATCACGTTTCATGAAAAGATAATGAAACATTTTGAGATACCTTGGCAATAATATGTGGATCGATCGCTAATATAACAACAAATGGATAACCGTTATCACTGAATAATGCTTGTATAGCATCTAAAACTAACAACACTTTATCTTGTTCACAACTATCCAGACCATCCACAATTATTACTAATCTGCTTTGTTGTGCCATAAAACTATCTAGGCATTTaacctgttttattttttacaaaaattttgtTAAGTATAAAGAACAGTTTAATGAAAATACATTATTCAATTATTcaattaatatgtaatataccATCTCGGTCATTAAACTGACTTCGCTTCTTAGCGTCTGTATAAAACCTTCGCTTTTTAAAGTCTCTAACTTAGAAATGCTGCGCTGTAGGTGCCGTCTTTGAGAGAAAACAAGTGCTTGCAACGTTCGACTCCATGTATATAAGTTTGCTATTACGCTAACAGCTAGTATTAAGGCAACGGTTATCATAATAATGTGTGATGTAACTCTTTCTATTGTTGGCctgtaatattaaaaattgaaagaaataattaattataacaattttgattttatagtttttctGAGAAATTGTATACTAACTCGCTGCTAGAAATATCGATGAGATAGACCGTAAGTACGGAAATACCAACGAGTAAACTGCAAAAGCAGAATTCAAATATAACTATATATGGTAAACAACAAAGATGTCTCCATTTCCATGTTGTCGTTGATTTATCTGGTTTTGGTCTGAATGCTCTGTAGAGTCGCGTGGATAAGGAACCAAACTCATTCTCAATGGAATCATAAAGCGATCCTACCATTTGTACTACTGCGTTCTCTCCGGCAGCAGTTGTGCCGACTCGGGTTTGGTCAGTAAAATAGAACTTTATGGGTTGAACAGTGATATCATCGTGAACTCGACCACCAGGAGGATGACAAAAAATTACTTGTAAAAGCagttttaatgaatttaattttgtaGTCAGAGCTACCGTGAAATTGTATGGCCAATACCAATCATATCTacgatttaaatatttcataattaaatacTATGAAAATACATAAAGTATATACTTTCAATCTTGCAATCTTACCTTTTGTTAGCATACCAGACAAGTATCAAAAAAGTGTACGTAAAAAAAATAAGACTTATACCACACGCAAGTCCAACAATCCATGATTGGAGGGCAAGACCTATTGTGATACCCACTAACAAAGATACATGAGTTACTACTACGAATAATAAGACAGAAAATTGGAATACTGGGTCCATCCATTGGCGagcaaaatttttcatttcctcTGAAAAAATTATTACCAGTATATGAGTATTTTATGCAATTTTTAATTTAGTTGTTGCATTTGTAAATCATTGCAAATATTACCTCttaatttatttaacaaaaatGATTTTCCTGAACCCCACTTCGCGTAAAGGCCAACAGTTATAGGCGTTGAAAGAGATGGTTCACTGAGGATATCCGCTAAC encodes the following:
- the Arms gene encoding ankyrin repeat-rich membrane spanning isoform X4, which encodes MTTKNLERMLRLANLSRTLHRTDSMVSLCYRSLASYITDDNLAGLQSFLENKRVLIDDRDENGSTALILAATKGKIHFVRELINHGADVNAEDADNWTALLCAAKEGHTDVCLELLEHGADLEHRDMGGWTALMWATYKGRSPTVMMLLGREADVNAHGNFHISSLLWAAGRGYPDIVKDLIAHGAKVNVGDKYGTTALVWASRKGHVEIVDTLLKAGANVDTAGMYSWTALLVATLGNHLEVVLLLLEHKPNVNALDKDGCTALAIACREGHHEIANALLNAGAYVNIQDRAGDTNLIHAVKGGHRGVVESLLKKYADVDIAGKDKKTATYIAVEKGNISILKLLLNANPDLEIATKDGDTPLLRAVRSRNAEIVQILLDKKAKVSATDKKGDTVLHIAMRARSKAIVEILLRNPKNSQLLYRPNRQGETPYNIDINHPKTILGQIFGARRLNTNEDNENMLGYDLYSSALADILSEPSLSTPITVGLYAKWGSGKSFLLNKLREEMKNFARQWMDPVFQFSVLLFVVVTHVSLLVGITIGLALQSWIVGLACGISLIFFTYTFLILVWYANKRYDWYWPYNFTVALTTKLNSLKLLLQVIFCHPPGGRVHDDITVQPIKFYFTDQTRVGTTAAGENAVVQMVGSLYDSIENEFGSLSTRLYRAFRPKPDKSTTTWKWRHLCCLPYIVIFEFCFCSLLVGISVLTVYLIDISSSEPTIERVTSHIIMITVALILAVSVIANLYTWSRTLQALVFSQRRHLQRSISKLETLKSEGFIQTLRSEVSLMTEMVKCLDSFMAQQSRLVIIVDGLDSCEQDKVLLVLDAIQALFSDNGYPFVVILAIDPHIIAKAVEVNSRRLFTESNIGGHDYLRNMVHLPFYLQNSGLRKVKVAQQTAQHSRKTTWTEAEESVNYTATSTMHHSVSNRRLSTESAIMNSNEKLKPQSRKGSRKLRLSESIASSIGSNLNRLGGAQDLNKMLLTDDYFSDVNPRSMRRLMNVVYVTGRLLKAFQIDFNWYHLASWINITEQWPFRTSWLILHYDMYEDSLDDSMSLKSLYDKIRPQIPVLKEVQPLLEMDRDERKLDIFLTFHRSSLLVSDMKIFLPFTINLDPYIKKKIKEEQQSMEEESGLLGPYKQYSPWTLPSNTHESWSVNKSGLSNRTMKLVKTPSLQGHVPVPSTSWVQPCMQPTFDWQTTPSWQVLPMEPAVKPLSATTTLPSEILEIRLSSLTVNGICDLIDRIDSISPNQAPQYKQVIKENNINGRVLLHCDLQELKKVLKMAFGDWELFRMVIVSLRELEVSSFSTQEEGSRSVRFTVGSEQIQRKGGDHALQNTSIRVPTHVEKDKGTSRTDGPRRDQTKQSIMEKQVTLEEQMICGALQTLNEEACEDVLDVPSSAVVPSDSLAGSISMAPQDTDYVILQSNPLLHWVPVNDEPETSDDSSFESTVHLQRTNSQRSITSQLSTRSACSFGRKELRKSGGNSISSRPASLFVSPPPSPRPAFRSKSTDEYYVANNIPMKSAISTPMKKRCSTSTLNDELILSVPVPNSSLEKLSKLKDRLMGTLPVSPAPGESEDESTPLVSELSTPTHSQSDSVFKHDCSEENSSSISSNKSLPRDGERSIDVVDYSDTVSLMVREASQVRFLSRQDAEEWDNPETPV
- the Arms gene encoding ankyrin repeat-rich membrane spanning isoform X5, which translates into the protein MDPILVYVPTIKTLHRTDSMVSLCYRSLASYITDDNLAGLQSFLENKRVLIDDRDENGSTALILAATKGKIHFVRELINHGADVNAEDADNWTALLCAAKEGHTDVCLELLEHGADLEHRDMGGWTALMWATYKGRSPTVMMLLGREADVNAHGNFHISSLLWAAGRGYPDIVKDLIAHGAKVNVGDKYGTTALVWASRKGHVEIVDTLLKAGANVDTAGMYSWTALLVATLGNHLEVVLLLLEHKPNVNALDKDGCTALAIACREGHHEIANALLNAGAYVNIQDRAGDTNLIHAVKGGHRGVVESLLKKYADVDIAGKDKKTATYIAVEKGNISILKLLLNANPDLEIATKDGDTPLLRAVRSRNAEIVQILLDKKAKVSATDKKGDTVLHIAMRARSKAIVEILLRNPKNSQLLYRPNRQGETPYNIDINHPKTILGQIFGARRLNTNEDNENMLGYDLYSSALADILSEPSLSTPITVGLYAKWGSGKSFLLNKLREEMKNFARQWMDPVFQFSVLLFVVVTHVSLLVGITIGLALQSWIVGLACGISLIFFTYTFLILVWYANKRYDWYWPYNFTVALTTKLNSLKLLLQVIFCHPPGGRVHDDITVQPIKFYFTDQTRVGTTAAGENAVVQMVGSLYDSIENEFGSLSTRLYRAFRPKPDKSTTTWKWRHLCCLPYIVIFEFCFCSLLVGISVLTVYLIDISSSEPTIERVTSHIIMITVALILAVSVIANLYTWSRTLQALVFSQRRHLQRSISKLETLKSEGFIQTLRSEVSLMTEMVKCLDSFMAQQSRLVIIVDGLDSCEQDKVLLVLDAIQALFSDNGYPFVVILAIDPHIIAKAVEVNSRRLFTESNIGGHDYLRNMVHLPFYLQNSGLRKVKVAQQTAQHSRKTTWTEAEESVNYTATSTMHHSVSNRRLSTESAIMNSNEKLKPQSRKGSRKLRLSESIASSIGSNLNRLGGAQDLNKMLLTDDYFSDVNPRSMRRLMNVVYVTGRLLKAFQIDFNWYHLASWINITEQWPFRTSWLILHYDMYEDSLDDSMSLKSLYDKIRPQIPVLKEVQPLLEMDRDERKLDIFLTFHRSSLLVSDMKIFLPFTINLDPYIKKKIKEEQQSMEEESGLLGPYKQYSPWTLPSNTHESWSVNKSGLSNRTMKLVKTPSLQGHVPVPSTSWVQPCMQPTFDWQTTPSWQVLPMEPAVKPLSATTTLPSEILEIRLSSLTVNGICDLIDRIDSISPNQAPQYKQVIKENNINGRVLLHCDLQELKKVLKMAFGDWELFRMVIVSLRELEVSSFSTQEEGSRSVRFTVGSEQIQRKGGDHALQNTSIRVPTHVEKDKGTSRTDGPRRDQTKQSIMEKQVTLEEQMICGALQTLNEEACEDVLDVPSSAVVPSDSLAGSISMAPQDTDYVILQSNPLLHWVPVNDEPETSDDSSFESTVHLQRTNSQRSITSQLSTRSACSFGRKELRKSGGNSISSRPASLFVSPPPSPRPAFRSKSTDEYYVANNIPMKSAISTPMKKRCSTSTLNDELILSVPVPNSSLEKLSKLKDRLMGTLPVSPAPGESEDESTPLVSELSTPTHSQSDSVFKHDCSEENSSSISSNKSLPRDGERSIDVVDYSDTVSLMVREASQVRFLSRQDAEEWDNPETPV
- the Arms gene encoding ankyrin repeat-rich membrane spanning isoform X6; translated protein: MVSLCYRSLASYITDDNLAGLQSFLENKRVLIDDRDENGSTALILAATKGKIHFVRELINHGADVNAEDADNWTALLCAAKEGHTDVCLELLEHGADLEHRDMGGWTALMWATYKGRSPTVMMLLGREADVNAHGNFHISSLLWAAGRGYPDIVKDLIAHGAKVNVGDKYGTTALVWASRKGHVEIVDTLLKAGANVDTAGMYSWTALLVATLGNHLEVVLLLLEHKPNVNALDKDGCTALAIACREGHHEIANALLNAGAYVNIQDRAGDTNLIHAVKGGHRGVVESLLKKYADVDIAGKDKKTATYIAVEKGNISILKLLLNANPDLEIATKDGDTPLLRAVRSRNAEIVQILLDKKAKVSATDKKGDTVLHIAMRARSKAIVEILLRNPKNSQLLYRPNRQGETPYNIDINHPKTILGQIFGARRLNTNEDNENMLGYDLYSSALADILSEPSLSTPITVGLYAKWGSGKSFLLNKLREEMKNFARQWMDPVFQFSVLLFVVVTHVSLLVGITIGLALQSWIVGLACGISLIFFTYTFLILVWYANKRYDWYWPYNFTVALTTKLNSLKLLLQVIFCHPPGGRVHDDITVQPIKFYFTDQTRVGTTAAGENAVVQMVGSLYDSIENEFGSLSTRLYRAFRPKPDKSTTTWKWRHLCCLPYIVIFEFCFCSLLVGISVLTVYLIDISSSEPTIERVTSHIIMITVALILAVSVIANLYTWSRTLQALVFSQRRHLQRSISKLETLKSEGFIQTLRSEVSLMTEMVKCLDSFMAQQSRLVIIVDGLDSCEQDKVLLVLDAIQALFSDNGYPFVVILAIDPHIIAKAVEVNSRRLFTESNIGGHDYLRNMVHLPFYLQNSGLRKVKVAQQTAQHSRKTTWTEAEESVNYTATSTMHHSVSNRRLSTESAIMNSNEKLKPQSRKGSRKLRLSESIASSIGSNLNRLGGAQDLNKMLLTDDYFSDVNPRSMRRLMNVVYVTGRLLKAFQIDFNWYHLASWINITEQWPFRTSWLILHYDMYEDSLDDSMSLKSLYDKIRPQIPVLKEVQPLLEMDRDERKLDIFLTFHRSSLLVSDMKIFLPFTINLDPYIKKKIKEEQQSMEEESGLLGPYKQYSPWTLPSNTHESWSVNKSGLSNRTMKLVKTPSLQGHVPVPSTSWVQPCMQPTFDWQTTPSWQVLPMEPAVKPLSATTTLPSEILEIRLSSLTVNGICDLIDRIDSISPNQAPQYKQVIKENNINGRVLLHCDLQELKKVLKMAFGDWELFRMVIVSLRELEVSSFSTQEEGSRSVRFTVGSEQIQRKGGDHALQNTSIRVPTHVEKDKGTSRTDGPRRDQTKQSIMEKQVTLEEQMICGALQTLNEEACEDVLDVPSSAVVPSDSLAGSISMAPQDTDYVILQSNPLLHWVPVNDEPETSDDSSFESTVHLQRTNSQRSITSQLSTRSACSFGRKELRKSGGNSISSRPASLFVSPPPSPRPAFRSKSTDEYYVANNIPMKSAISTPMKKRCSTSTLNDELILSVPVPNSSLEKLSKLKDRLMGTLPVSPAPGESEDESTPLVSELSTPTHSQSDSVFKHDCSEENSSSISSNKSLPRDGERSIDVVDYSDTVSLMVREASQVRFLSRQDAEEWDNPETPV